The following proteins come from a genomic window of Montipora foliosa isolate CH-2021 chromosome 2, ASM3666993v2, whole genome shotgun sequence:
- the LOC137993354 gene encoding carbohydrate sulfotransferase 11-like isoform X1, whose protein sequence is MRLLGVQITKLIFLIVVCVLAVAIFSELASKFSPAPMPTLQTMEPENVQLLEDRQRERQNHLRKYCNSHKFTNASRDIDQKTLKYFMVNDKYKIVYCFIPKVACTQWNKVFLALDNRPDVTDRNVIHNDKNFKFLSRDYSAEEVDLRLRTYFKFVFVRDPLERLLSAYEDKIVRDRAWHFHDSYSKKILDYFNRSVDPRSDNKITFEKFIYYISTIGFNENRHWATYRHLCLPCDIQYDFIGHFNDMQEEATYILRQTGMDKAVTFPPFITSNTTTKMLKRFATIPKAKIFELAKLFENDYEMFNFHFPGVLSDLLRDFPK, encoded by the exons AGCTCGCTTCAAAATTCAGCCCAGCACCAATGCCAACCCTGCAAACG ATGGAACCGGAAAATGTCCAACTTTTGGAAGACAGACAAAGAGAGCGACAAAATCACCTAAGGAAATATTGCAATTCGCACAAATTCACCAATGCTTCGCGAGATATTGACCAGAAAACATTGAAATATTTCATGGTCAACGACAAATATAAAATAGTGTATTGCTTTATTCCTAAGGTGGCTTGTACTCAGTGGAATAAGGTGTTTTTGGCTCTCGACAACCGCCCGGATGTCACCGATAGAAATGTTATTCACAATGATAAGAACTTTAAGTTTCTTAGTCGGGATTATTCTGCCGAGGAAGTTGATTTAAGGCTTCGAACCTACTTTAAATTCGTATTTGTTCGTGATCCCCTGGAGAGGCTGTTGTCGGCCTATGAAGACAAGATAGTACGTGATCGGGCATGGCATTTTCATGATTCGTATTCAAAGAAAATACTAGACTACTTCAATCGCTCTGTAGATCCGAGATCAGACAACAAGATAACATTTGAAAAGTTCATATACTACATAAGTACCATTGGATTCAATGAGAACCGTCACTGGGCAACGTACCGGCACCTTTGTCTTCCTTGCGACATACAATACGACTTCATTGGCCACTTCAATGATATGCAAGAAGAGGCTACCTACATTCTTCGACAAACTGGAATGGATAAAGCAGTGACTTTTCCACCTTTTATCACCAGTAATACAACGACTAAAATGCTAAAACGTTTCGCAACGATTCCCAAAGCTAAGATTTTTGAGCTTGCCAAGCTCTTTGAGAACGATTATGAAATGTTCAATTTCCACTTCCCAGGAGTTTTATCTGATCTCCTGCgagatttcccaaaatga